From Bacteroidota bacterium, a single genomic window includes:
- a CDS encoding type II toxin-antitoxin system death-on-curing family toxin, translating into MKIKYLSEQDIIELNVVALSLIKIKKADKSELLSYYKLKAIVEGCKKLKGDIYDKTAFLLKEIIKQHAFASGNRRTAFIAAKHFLTLNNAIFNIKDEPEYAKIMTGIRENYYSDEEIKNWIQNGQIREFKRR; encoded by the coding sequence ATGAAAATAAAATATCTTTCAGAGCAGGATATTATTGAATTGAATGTAGTCGCTCTGAGTTTAATCAAAATCAAGAAAGCGGATAAGAGCGAACTATTGAGTTATTATAAATTAAAAGCAATAGTTGAAGGTTGTAAGAAATTAAAAGGAGACATTTATGATAAAACTGCATTTCTATTGAAAGAAATCATCAAACAACACGCATTTGCAAGCGGAAACAGAAGAACTGCATTTATTGCTGCAAAACATTTCTTAACTTTGAATAACGCCATATTTAATATTAAAGACGAACCCGAGTACGCAAAAATAATGACAGGCATCCGCGAAAATTATTATTCGGATGAAGAAATAAAAAACTGGATTCAAAATGGACAAATCAGAGAATTTAAAAGACGCTGA
- a CDS encoding T9SS type A sorting domain-containing protein: MKKLFLISTIFLTLTVAHGQTTFQKTYGGTNADVGYSVEQTSDGGFVIAGYTPSFGAGNNDVYLIKTDGNGNSGCNESNPADVVTSPASITTTPATLVSFGGITGNPVTQTGSGGTETTLCTTVGINENNYQQTVSLYPNPFSTQTTLQLDKTLKNATLTVYNSFGQQVKQLKNINGQAITLHRDNLPSGLYFIRLTTPTPFSSPNGGGQEGAGWGEVATEKLIITD; the protein is encoded by the coding sequence ATGAAAAAACTTTTTCTTATCTCAACAATTTTTCTGACCTTGACAGTTGCACACGGGCAGACAACTTTTCAGAAAACTTATGGAGGAACGAATGCTGACGTTGGATATTCGGTTGAGCAAACTTCAGATGGAGGATTCGTTATTGCAGGATATACTCCAAGTTTCGGTGCAGGCAATAATGATGTTTATTTAATCAAGACCGATGGAAATGGAAACAGCGGATGTAATGAGAGTAATCCAGCCGATGTAGTAACATCTCCTGCATCAATTACAACAACCCCTGCAACTCTTGTTTCATTTGGGGGCATAACAGGAAATCCTGTCACACAAACAGGAAGCGGAGGAACTGAAACTACTCTTTGCACGACAGTAGGAATAAATGAAAACAATTATCAGCAGACAGTTTCTCTTTACCCCAACCCCTTCTCCACCCAAACAACTTTGCAATTAGATAAAACTTTAAAGAACGCAACCCTCACGGTTTATAATTCTTTCGGGCAGCAAGTAAAACAACTGAAAAATATTAATGGGCAGGCAATTACTTTGCACCGCGACAATCTTCCAAGCGGGTTGTACTTTATTCGCTTAACAACCCCCACTCCGTTTTCCTCCCCTAATGGGGGAGGTCAGGAGGGGGCTGGCTGGGGTGAGGTCGCAACCGAGAAGTTAATAATCACCGACTGA